CATTAGCCAtcttattaataatattggaaGCCAATTTATTAGCGTTTTGACCATTATTAGTTAAATTACCAATGACTTGTTCCACGGTGACTGGTTCCTCATCATCTTTCCAAGCATCATAATCTGTAGACATACAAATCATTTGATAAGGTAATTCACATTCACGAGCCAACTTAGCTTCTGGCAAGACAGACATATTAATGACATCACCCCCCAATAATCTATACATTTTAGACTCAGCTCTTGTAGAGAATTGAGGTCCTTCCATACAAACGACAGTCAAGTCTTTGTTATAATGTAATAAACAAGGTTCATCTGATTCTTCATTTGTAAGAgtacttttaaaattattataaatataagaagCAAAGCTTGAAGAGAATGGATTACCAAACATGACATGACCAACTAACCCAGTATCATTAAAATAAGAAGATTCTCTAATACCTTTAGTTCTGTCAATAATTTGTTGTGGAAGAACAAAGTCTCTTGGCTTGATGTGTTGTTGAAGAGAACCGACAGCACTAAAGGATAGCACACCTTTGCATTTTAAATGTTTCAAAGCAGCCATGTTGGCTCTGAATGGGATTCTAGTTGGAGGATATTCATGGTTAAGACCATGTCTTGCAATAAATGCAACATGCAAATGTGATGAGGAGTTACCTTTGAATTTGGAAATTGTTATAGAAGATGAAGTGGTCCCCCATGGAGTTTCCATAGGTGGCAATACAGCAATAGGTTCTAAACAATCCAAATGATATAAACCGGTACCACCAATGATACCTAGATCTAATGAGCCGTTGAAAACGGATGGCAAGCTTCTAACAGTCATATTTGCGTTGCTGTGTCGGTTAATTTATGTGTAATATGATCTCATCTCA
This DNA window, taken from Henningerozyma blattae CBS 6284 chromosome 3, complete genome, encodes the following:
- the MEU1 gene encoding S-methyl-5-thioadenosine phosphorylase (similar to Saccharomyces cerevisiae MEU1 (YLR017W); ancestral locus Anc_5.204) — its product is MTVRSLPSVFNGSLDLGIIGGTGLYHLDCLEPIAVLPPMETPWGTTSSSITISKFKGNSSSHLHVAFIARHGLNHEYPPTRIPFRANMAALKHLKCKGVLSFSAVGSLQQHIKPRDFVLPQQIIDRTKGIRESSYFNDTGLVGHVMFGNPFSSSFASYIYNNFKSTLTNEESDEPCLLHYNKDLTVVCMEGPQFSTRAESKMYRLLGGDVINMSVLPEAKLARECELPYQMICMSTDYDAWKDDEEPVTVEQVIGNLTNNGQNANKLASNIINKMANELPEFLVNGDGLKGSIKMSISTKPEAMSKETLSKLRFLFPDYW